In Peromyscus eremicus chromosome 2, PerEre_H2_v1, whole genome shotgun sequence, a single genomic region encodes these proteins:
- the Nppb gene encoding natriuretic peptides B, protein MDLQKVLSQMILFLLFLSLSLLGGHSHPLSSPSQSPEQVKMQALLDLLREKAEEVPQGQLLKDQDTTKASLKSTLGSQDSTFQILQRIRNSKKMHTSSCFGHRIDRIGSVSRLGCNVLKRY, encoded by the exons ATGGATCTCCAGAAGGTGCTGTCCCAGATGATTCTGTTTctgcttttcctgtctctgtcactgCTGGGAGGTCACTCCCACCCTCTGAGCAGTCCTAGCCAGTCTCCGGAACAAGTCAAGATGCAG GCGCTGTTGGATCTGCTGAGGGAAAAGGCAGAGGAGGTGCCTCAGGGGCAGCTCCTGAAGGACCAAGATACCACAAAAGCATCTCTCAAAAGCACCCTTGGCTCTCAAGACAGCACCTTCCAGATCTTGCAGAGAATTCGCAACTCCAAGAAGATGCATACTTCGAGCTGCTTTGGGCACAGGATAGACCGGATCGGCTCTGTCAGTCGACTGGGTTGCAATG TGCTGAAGCGGTATTAG